The nucleotide window GGCAGCGCTGTCCCGGTCGTGCGGAAGGGTCCGGTCCCGTGGCGCGGCGCCCGCGCCGTCCAACGGCACGCCACTACAACCGGGCGAAGAACTTCTCTTTGACCTGCGCGTTGACAACCCACTCCTCGGGCCACTCCCCGGCGAGCAGCTTCACGATCGCCTGGGCGGGCACGCGGGCCATGTCCTGGCGCGACTGCTGGTCCACGCCCGCCGTGTGGGCGGTCAGGACGACGCTGTCGAGGCCGAACAGCGGGTTCGTCTTCGGCGGCTCGACCTCGTACACGTCGAGCCCCGCCCCGGCGATCGTCTTCGCCACCAGCGCGTCGTGCAGGTCCTTCTCGTGAACGATGCCCCCGCGGGCGGTGTTCAGCAGGAACGCCGACGGCTTCATCAGCGCGAGCGTGTCCTTGTTGATGATGTTCTTCGTCAGCGGCGTCTTGGGCACGTGCAGCGTAACGACATCCGACTCGCGCAGCAGTTGCTCCAGCGGGACGAACGTGACGTTGTGCGCCGCCGCGAAGGCGTGGTCGGGGGCGATCTCGGTGGCAATCACCTTCAGGTCGAACGGGATCGCCCGCCGGGCCACGGCCTTCCCGATGCGCCCCAGCCCGATCACACCAAGTGTCTTGCCACGCAGGTTCCCCACCGCCCGGCGCGGCCACAGCCCGGCGCGGATCTCGGTGTCCTGCTCGCGGAGCTTGCGCGCCAGCGCGAGCATCAGCAGGAAGACGTGTTCGGCCACCGCCTCCTGGTTCGTGCCCGGCGCGTAGCACACCGCGACCCCGTGGTCCGTCGCGGCCTGCAGGTCAACGGCGTCGTACCCCACGCCCGCCCGCGCGATCACCTTGAGGCCCGCCTCGGCGGCCTTCGCGATGACCTCGCGGGTGTAGGGCTCGCTGCCGGCGAGCGACGCGACGCACCCCGGCAGTTGCGCCAGCAACTCCGGCACGCTCATTTGCTGTTCGGTGAATACGTGGTCGCGAGGGGGATACTCAATAGCATAGCCCGCTCCGCGTAGAATGGGGCCGTAGGTGAACTCGATCTCGCGGAGCGGGGCCGGGGCGACCAGAACGCGGCGACTCATGATGGGGCTGACCCGGGAGAAGTCTCAGAAGGTTTGCGATCAGAATACGGAATCGTGTCCGGTCGTGAATCATCTAAGATGACGAACCCGCCCTTAGGAACCGGTGTCAGGACCGCCAAGCGGGCCGCGGGCGGATTCGCAGGCCGCGCGAGCGACCGGGTTCCGGGCGTTCGGGTTAGGGAACGAAAATACGGGCTGGGGCGCGCCTGACGCGCCGCATTCGGGGAATCGAGGCCATCTTGCTTGACCCATGACTTAAACCGGCTGAATATTACACACAAGAGGTGCGGGAGTTCCGCACCCGATATCAGCCGGCATGGCACGAACCCGAAACATCCCCCGGAGGAAGGGCCACGACAACGGTGCACCTCACACCCGTTGGCACGCGGAGAACCGACCCTTCGGAGGCCGTCACCATGCCCTGAAGGAGGCCACTTGAACACCGCCACGTTGAGCACGTTGAGCCCGGTGGACACGGTGCCCACCCCGACCGCGAAGCCCCTGAGCAGCGCCCTGCACCGGGCCTGTGTTGCCGCGCGAACCGCCGCCGACAACAAGGGGCGCGACATCGTCGTTCTGGACATGCGGTCCAGTACCCCCCTCTTTGATTACTTCGTCATCAGCACCGGCACCAGCCGCCGCCAGATCCACGCGGTGGCCGAAGAGACCGACGCCGCGCTGCGGGCCGAGGGCGACACCCGGCTCGGGATCGAGGGGTACGAGGCCAGCAAGTGGATCGTGCAAGACTACGGCGACGTGATGGTTCACGTGTTCGACACCGACACGCGCGACTACTACAAGCTCGAAGAGCTGTGGGCCGACGCCGTGAAGGTGGACTGGGAGCGCGAAGAGTAACGTGACCGCCCGCAGGAACTTCCTGTGAGCGTCCCTATAACGAACCTGTCGGCCGCGTCGCGCCTCTATCGGGGCGTCGGCGTTCGGCCGACAGTCGCTTTTCCGAACGCGAAACGCGAGGTTCGGAGCGCGAAACGAAAACCACCGACCGTCTCGCGTTCGGCACCACGCACCCTCATGAACCTGCTCACCCAACTTCGTTCGCTGTTCGAGCCGGCCCTCACGGGACTCGCGCCGGACCGCGCGAAGGTGCCGGACCTGCTCGGCGCGATCAAGCCCGCCGCCAACGCCGACAACGGCGACTACCAGGCGAACTGCGCGATGGCGCTGGGCAAGCAACTGGGCCAGAAGCCGCCGGAGGTCGCAAAGGCCCTCGTCGCCGCGCTGCCGGCCAACGACCTGCTGGAACCGCCCACGGTCGCGGGGCCGGGGTTCATCAACCTGCGCCTGAAGCCCGAGTTCCTCGCCAGAGCCCTACAGGAAATCGCGACCGACCCGAAGCTCGGGGTTTCGCCGGCCGCGAAGTCGAAGACGTTCGTGATCGACCTGAGCGGCCCGAACGTGGCGAAGCCGCTGCACGTCGGCCACCTGCGCAGCACGATCATCGGCGACGCGCTGGTGCGCATCCTGCGGTTCCTGGGCCACACCGTCATCGGGGACAACCACCTCGGTGACTGGGGCACGCAGTTCGGCATCCTGCTGTACGGGTACAAGAACCACCGCGACGACGCGGCGTTCGCCGCCGACCCGGTGCGCGAACTGCTGCGCCTGTACATCTTCGTGCGCAAGCAAGCGGCTCTGGCCGAAGGCGAGGACGAAGAGGGCGGCGCGGACAACCCGGTGATGGCGGCGTGCCGCGCGGAAACGTCCAAGCTCCACGCCAACGACCCCGAAAACGTCGCGCTCTGGAAGAGCTTCATGCCGGCGTGCATGGAGATGTTACGCCCGATCTACGAGCGCCTTGATGTGAAGATCGATCACGCGCTCGGCGAGAGCTTCTACAACCCCATGCTTGCGGGTGTGGTCGCGGACATGCTCGCAAAAGGCATCGCGGTCGAGAGTAAAGGCGCGATCGTAATCCCGAACGCGAAAGGCATCGTTCCCCAAACGCCCGAGGAGCAAAAGAAAGAGGAGCCACCGGCGATCATCCGCAAGCGCGACGGAGCCTTCACGTACACCACCACCGACCTCGCCACGATCAAGTACCGCGCCGAAACGTGGAAGCCGGACGCCATGCTTTACGTGGTGGGCGCCCCGCAGGCGCTGCACTTCAAGACGGTGTTCGCTCAAGCGAAGCGCTGGGGGGTCGATGGTATCGAGTTCCAGCACGTACAGTTCGGTTCCATGCTCGGCGCGGATCGCAAGATATTCGGCACCCGTAAGGGTGGCGCGTTGGAACTCATGGAGTTGCTTAATGAAGCCGCCGCGCTGAGCCTCCAGAAGTACGAAGCGAATACCGCGGAGCGTCGCTCGTTCGGGCACAAGATCTATGAAGCGGAGGCCTCTGAAAAGCAAGAAATTGCGGAGGTCGTTGGTGTCGGTGCGGTGAAGTACGCCGACCTGAGCCAGAACCGCACGACGGACTACGTATTTGACCTCGACAAGATGACTGCGACGGTTGGCAACACGGCCGCGTACATGCAGTACGCATACGCACGCTGCCGTAGCATCTTCCGTGAAGGGGGCGTTGACGAGGGCGTGTTCCGCACCGCACCGCCCGCGGTGACGTTACCACACGCCGCAGAGCGGGCGCTCGCTCTCCACTTGCTCCGCTTGCCGGAGGCGGTCGAAGCAGCGGCAGCAGACTATGCGCCGCACCTGATTACCGCGTACCTGTGGGATTTGGCGAAGGCGACGAGCGTGTTCTACGAAGGCTGCTCGGTACTCAAAGCGGATACGCCGGAGCTGAAAGCCAGTCGGCTACTGCTGGTCGATCTGGTGAGCCGGGTCATCAAGCAAGCACTCGAATTGCTCGGTATCCGCGTCGTGGAACGGATGTAGAACGTTCGGGTGAGGCATTGTGCGGTCCCACCTGTGAGCCTTGGTTTTGTGGCACAGACATTCCTGTCTGTGCTGCTCCGATACGCGAACCAGCACAGACAAGAATGTCTGTGCCACAAAACCAAGACTCACAGGGTGGCTGATACATGAACCCATCTGTGGTGTCGCTTTTCTTGACGAGCCGCGACCGCCAGGGAGCGGGGTACGTGGCACCGCTCCCTGGCGGTCGCGGCTCGTTAGACCAGCGGCCGTATTACCGGGTACGTGTATGAGCCGCCAGAAGCACAGGAATGTGCGTGCCACAAAGACACGAACCGGCCCGTGCGGTATCGTCGAGCAGATGTGAACCGGGTCCAAAGTCGTAAAGTCGAAGGTCGTAACGTCTATAATGACTTCGGCTGAGTTTACGACCTTCGACTTTGCGACGTTACGACTCAAGACATACGACTTTGGACCGACAGCTATGTTCGTCGATCGCGTGGAACTGTTCGTGAAGGGCGGGGACGGAGGCCGCGGGGCCGCATCGTTCCGGCGTGAGAAGTACGTGCCGATGGGCGGCCCGGACGGGGGCGACGGCGGCGACGGGGGCTCGGTGATCGTCCGCGCCGACCCGAACGCCGACAACCTCGCCGGCCTCACGATGAAAAAGCACTGGAAGGCCAAGAACGGCGAAGCCGGCATGGGCTCCAAGTGCGCCGGGAAGAACTCCGAGGACATCGTCCTGCTCGTTCCGCCCGGCACCCTGGTGCGCGACCGCGAGCGCGGCAACACGATCAAGGACCTCGTGGAACCCGGCGACGAAGTCGTCGTCGCGAAGGGCGGCCGGGGCGGGCGCGGGAACGTCCACTTCAAGACCTCCACCAACCGCGCCCCCCGGCAGTTCGAGCCCGGTGAGGAGGGCGAAGAGCGCTGGGTGTCGTTCGAGCTGAAGGTCATCGCCGACGCCGGGCTGGTCGGGTTCCCGAACGCGGGCAAATCGACGTTCCTGTCGCGCGTCACGCGGGCCACGCCGGAAATCGCGTCGTACCCGTTCACCACGAAGTCGCCCAACCTCGGGATCGTCACCGTCGGTGATGCAGGCTTCGTACTCGCCGACCTGCCGGGCTTGATCGAAGGGGCGGCCCAAGGCGTCGGGTTGGGGCACGAGTTCCTCCGGCACGTCGAGCGGAACCGGGTGCTGATCCACCTGGTGGAGCCGTTCCCTTCTGACGGCTCGGACCCGATTCAGAACTACCACGCGATCCGCAAGGAGCTGCGCGAGTACAAGATCCCGCTCGACGGGCGCCCGGAAGTGGTGTGCGTGAGCAAGGCCGAACTCACCGGCGCCGACGAGGTGCGGGACAAGCTCGCCGCCGACCTGGGGCGCGAGGTGATGTTGATCTCCGCGGTCACGGGGCAGGGGTTGCAACTGGTGGTCGGCCGCGTGGCGACGCTGATTGCGGACCTCAAGCGTGCGGAGGCCGAAGAGGCCGCGCGGAAGAAGCCGCTGGAGTTCCCGACCGAAGCCGCCATCCGCACCACCGACTTCCAGACCACCGCGGTCATCAACATCACCCCGCCCGCGGACGAAGGGGCCACGCCGTGACGCCGGATGTGGTCGTCGACATCGGCAACACGCGACTGAAGTGGGGCCGGTGTGCCGGCGGGCAGGTGACGGAGATGATGTCGCTCGCCGGCGACCGGCCCGACGAGTGGCACGCACAAATCGCGAAATGGGAACTGGGCGCATCGCTCAACTGGGCCGTGGCGAGCGTTCAGCCCGAGTGGCAGCAGCAGTTCACCCGGTGGGCCGAGTCGCGCGGTGATCGCGTGGCCGCCATCGCGCACGCCCACGTTCCCGTCCCCACCGACGTGACCGAGCGGGAGCGGGTGGGCATCGACCGCCTCCTGAACGCACTGGCGGCGCTGGTGCGCGTCCCCGCCGGGTGGCCGCTGATCGTGATCGGCGTTGGTACGGCGATGACCGTCGATTACGTCGATCCGGCCGGGGTGTTTCGCGGGGGCGCGATTCTGCCGGGGCCGTGGATGATGGCCCACGCGCTCCACGAGTTCACCGCCAAGCTCCCCCTGGTGGAACCGCAACCCTTCGACCCGGATCGCTCGGTGGGGCGCAACACCCGCGAGGCGATCGAACTCGGCATCCAGTCCGCGGTCTTCGGCGCCGCCGACACGCTCGTCTGGAACATGTCGCAACTCAGCGACCTCAAACCGGTCCTCTTCGTCACCGGCGGCGGTGCGGACCTGCTGCGCGGCGCCGGGTTCACCGCGGACCTCGAAGGCGCGGTTTACGATCCGCTTCTCACACTCGACGGGGTGCGGCTGGCGGCGGAGTCGGTGACGTGAGCGACACGTTGGTGACGGTTCTGACCCCTCCCGGCACCGGGGCCATTGCCACCGTCGAGGTGCGCGGCCCGCGCGCGTGGGAACTGGCTCGAGCGCTCTTCAAGCCCGCCGGGAAGCCGTTACCGGAAGCGCCGGACGTTGACCGCTTCTGGTTCGGCACGCTGGGGGCCGATGAGGTGGTCCTGGCGATCACGGCGCCGGACGCGGTCGAGGTTCACTGCCACGGCGGCCGGCGGGTCGTGCGCTGGGTGGTGGAGCAGTTTCTTACGAGCGGGGCGCGTGAAGCAGGTGGCACGGGGCTTCCGCCCTGTGCAACGTCCGGCGACCCCTCCGGGGTGCAAAATCCTGAACTGACAACGCCCCGCGATCCTGATTTTCCCGCCCCGGAGGGGCCGGCGGGCGTAGCACAGGGCGGAAGCCCTGTGCCACCCTCCTGCGACCAGCCAACGGGTTCCCCCCTGCCCTTCGCCCCGACGCTCCGTACCGCGAGCATCATTCTCGATCAGCTCAACGGCGCGTTCGCCGCCGAGGTGCGCCGCGTTCTGGCGCTGCTCGAAACCGATCCCCGCGCCGCCGCGTTTCCGTTACACCGTCTCGCAGAACTGGGTGACACCGTCGGGCGTCACTTGATCGAGCCGTGGAAGGTGGTAATCGCCGGGGCGCCCAACGTCGGTAAGAGTTCGCTCATCAACGCGCTCGCGGGTTACCAGCGGGCGGTGGTGTCCGATGTCGCGGGGACGACGCGCGACACGGTGAGCGTGCGGACCGCGTTCGACGGCTGGCCGGTCGAGCTGATCGACACCGCCGGCATTCGTGACGCCGAAGGGTTAGAAGCCGAGGGCATCGCGCGCGCGAAGCGGGCTTTGGACGAAGCCGATCTGGTCGTGTGGGTGCTGGACGGGGCCGCGTTGCGGTTGGAATGGCCCGGGGCCGGCCGCCTCCACGTCGTCATCAACAAGAGCGACGCACTGGTGAACCGGAACGACATCGCCCGGACGCTACCGCTTGTCTCGGCGCGAACCGGTGAAGGCGTTCAGAACCTGGCGAACGACCTCGTCACGAAGCTCGTCCCCCAACCACCGGCAGCCGGGGCCGCGGTGCCGTACACGCCGCAACTCGTCGACCTCGTTCGCACCGCGGCGGAGCGCACAGCCGGCGGCGCGTGGGACGCGGCGGCGGCGCTGCTGCGCGAAGCCCTCGCGCAAGCCGAATCCAGTAGTTTCAAGTTTGTTGGTTGTGCGCCACCCGCCTGCTGACGCAGGCGGGTGTAACCCAAACGTGTTCCGGTCCTGCGATTGATCTCATCAAGGCTGTCGCCAACTTGAAACAATTTGACAGATCTCGCCCCCATCCGGTTGATCCTGTCAATCCTGTCAAAATCGCCGCGTCCTGACAACACACCGGGCTGACACGCGCCTCATCACGGCCGACCCGGAGATCAGGTTTCCTGCGGCTCACTCGCGGGGCCGAACGCCGCGTGCGGGAGCTCCGGAGCCGGCACCGCCAGCTCCGCCGGCAGCTTTTGCTCGGAGGCAGGGCGGACTTCGCGCGGCGGCAGGAGGTTGTGGGTGAAGTCCCGCGGGCCGAACGGCGGCCGAACGGGGGCGCCCGGTGCGGCCGGTTGATCCGGGTGGGCGTCCCACACCTTCTCCCACTCCGCCCACGTCAGCTCGACGCGCCGGAACATCACCCGCCGGGCCTCCAGCGCGGGCGCAACGGCGGGGCGGCGGCCGGCCGGCGTGAGCGGCCGCAACTCGTCCCCCGGCTCGAACAGATCGTAGAGCACCGGCGGCCCTGACTCGAGCGGCCCGTACTGCACGAGCAGCCCGACCGGAGAAACGTCGAACAGGGCCGCCGGCGGCAGCGCGGCGCGCACCTGCTCGCGCACCAAATCGACGCCGGCGCGGCGGTACAGGTACGCCAGTGCGTTCTCGAACTCCCGGGCGGGGCCGGGCGGCAGATCGGCCAGGAACCCGATCCGGTCCCAGCCCGCGACCAGCCAGCCGGAGCGGTCCTCCCACGCCAGCCACGCGTGCTCCCCCGCCCCCTCGGTGAGTTCGACGCGGATGCAGTTCGTGGCCAGTTGGACCTTCCCGACTTCGAGCACCGGGCCGCCCCACCCGTGGCGCCCGGCGCCCGGGTTGAGAACGGCGACCAGTTCCCGGGCGACGAACCGGCGGACCGCCTCCTCCAGTTCCTCAAGGGCCTGGCGGTGCGCGCGAACGTCCCGCCAGTTGTCCGTCCGAGTTGCTTCACGCTCGCCGGCCCGGAGCCGGGCGTACAGCCGCGGGAGCGTGCCGGAGTGGAACCCGCGGTGCAGCAGCCCCTTCACCGTCTCCCCGTGCGGCCCGACGGCAACGGGGCGCAGGGTCGTCGGCCGGTTCGCCCGGAACAGCCGCCAGTTCTCGCGCATCTCCCAGACCAGGTACGTGAGGGCGTCCGGCATCAGCCACAGCGTGCCCATCACGAACACGAACCCCACCGGCTGGCTCAGGTACGGGGCGAGGGCGGCGACCAGCGGCGACCCGTAGCCGAGCGGGGAGCTGTGGTCCCGCACCAGGATCTGGGGCGACAGGAGCAGCAGCGGGTACACGAACTTCGCGCACAGCAGCGTGAGCGGGAGCTTCAGCGGGTTGATCATGGGCTCGATCAGGACGACCGCGTAGAACCGCACCAGGAACGCGAACGGCATCCAGACCAGGCCCGCGATCACCCGCGCGATGACCGAGAGCGGGCCGGCGCGGCCGCGGAGCCGGAGCCAGTCCTCGGCGCGGGTGAGCACCCAGTCGAGCGCGTCGAGCAGGTCCCGGAACAGGTCGTTTATCCAGGCGAGCACGGCCGGGGCGGACGCGAGCACGTCCAGGAGGCCGCGGGCGGCCGTGAGCAGCAGTTGCTCGGCCGCCCGCCCCGGCCGGGTGTTCACCACGAACACCGTGGCCGCGAGCGTGACCGCCCGGGCCGCCCAGCCGCCGTCCCAGAGCTGCTCGCGGAACAGCGCCCAGAGCACGCCGCTGAGGGCGAGCGGCTTCAGCCCGAGGTTCAGCACGGTCTGCCCCACCGCGCTGGCCACGACCGCCCGCACCCACGGGGTGCTCCACACGCGCGCGGGCAGGTCCCAGCACACGTACCGCGCGACCCGGTACCCCGCCCAGAAAACGGCCGACACCGTATCCCGGACCTGCGGCGACCGGATGGCCAGCAGGAAGAGCCCGCCCAGCGCCACCCACGCGAGGTGGAACCACCACTCCGCGTTCCAGCCCGAGAAGAACGCCGGCTCGGCCTCCCCCGCCCGTTTCGCCACCGCCGCCCGGCGGTCGAACACGAGCATCCAGACGAACTCGGCCAGCAGGAAGGCGCCCAGGAACGGGACCGCGACGTTGGTGACCGCCCACCGCCCGCCCTGCGTGCCGAACCCGATCGCCGTCAGCCCTTCCAGGAGCCGGGTGTACGACTCGCCCCGCCGGTACACCCCGTCCATCAGGGCGGCCAGCCGCTTGTCCAGCCGCAGCAGCGGGTCGCCGCCCAGGTACTCGGGGCCGCCGCTCAGGTCCGGCAGCTTCATCTGGCCGCGGGCGATGGCGTCCCGGACGTCGGCGAAGGTGAGGAACCCGGACGCCGAGACGCGGTCGAGCAGCTCCTCGACCGCCTTCTCCAGGGCGGCCCGCTCGGGCAGGCTGGCGGGCTGCAGCCCGGCGTCGTGGAGCGCGTCGGTCAGGATCGGTCGGAACCGCTCCCGGAGCCGCCGCTCGGCCCGCTCGATGGCCCCGCGCAGCAGGGCCGCGAGGGCCTGCCGGTCGGCGTCGCTGAGCCGGGCCGCCGTGAGCCGGTGGAGGGCCGTTCGCAACTGGGCCGGCACCCGGACGAACCGCTCGCTGTCGAGCGGCCGGCGGATCGGCCGCTTCCCCACGGACAGGACCCACTCGGCCGCGTCCAGGGCGTACACCGGCTCCTCGTGGTCGCGGCAGGCCCGCTGCAGGTCGTACAGGATGGACGCCTCGACCGGCCGCACCCCCTGGTCGGCCTTATCGAGGAGGGCCGGGAGCACCCGGCGCCAGTTCTCGGCCTCCTCGTCGCTCGCCCCGATGGCGCGCCGGAGGCGGTCCACCAGGGCGTGAACGTCCGCCCGTGCGGCCTCCTGGGTCGGGAGCGTGAGCACCGCCGGGGCGACCCGCGCGGCGCGGGTGCGGAGCACCGCGGCCGCGACCGTGTCGCCGGTCGCGGCCGCCCGCCGGGCGTGCCGGACGAGCTTGTGGTAGTAGTCGTGCGACTCGTCCGACTGGTCGTCGGTCCGCGGGGCCGGGTCCGGGGCGCCGGGCGGCCGGGTGCGGCGGAACAGCGCCGCGCCGTCCACCTCGCGGTCCAGCACCTGCGCCGCCTCGGCCGCCGACAGCCGCGGGAACGAGGACGGTATCAGAGCGGGGTTGAAGAACCGGAGCTCCAGGA belongs to Gemmata obscuriglobus and includes:
- a CDS encoding phosphoglycerate dehydrogenase; translated protein: MSRRVLVAPAPLREIEFTYGPILRGAGYAIEYPPRDHVFTEQQMSVPELLAQLPGCVASLAGSEPYTREVIAKAAEAGLKVIARAGVGYDAVDLQAATDHGVAVCYAPGTNQEAVAEHVFLLMLALARKLREQDTEIRAGLWPRRAVGNLRGKTLGVIGLGRIGKAVARRAIPFDLKVIATEIAPDHAFAAAHNVTFVPLEQLLRESDVVTLHVPKTPLTKNIINKDTLALMKPSAFLLNTARGGIVHEKDLHDALVAKTIAGAGLDVYEVEPPKTNPLFGLDSVVLTAHTAGVDQQSRQDMARVPAQAIVKLLAGEWPEEWVVNAQVKEKFFARL
- the argS gene encoding arginine--tRNA ligase, which produces MNLLTQLRSLFEPALTGLAPDRAKVPDLLGAIKPAANADNGDYQANCAMALGKQLGQKPPEVAKALVAALPANDLLEPPTVAGPGFINLRLKPEFLARALQEIATDPKLGVSPAAKSKTFVIDLSGPNVAKPLHVGHLRSTIIGDALVRILRFLGHTVIGDNHLGDWGTQFGILLYGYKNHRDDAAFAADPVRELLRLYIFVRKQAALAEGEDEEGGADNPVMAACRAETSKLHANDPENVALWKSFMPACMEMLRPIYERLDVKIDHALGESFYNPMLAGVVADMLAKGIAVESKGAIVIPNAKGIVPQTPEEQKKEEPPAIIRKRDGAFTYTTTDLATIKYRAETWKPDAMLYVVGAPQALHFKTVFAQAKRWGVDGIEFQHVQFGSMLGADRKIFGTRKGGALELMELLNEAAALSLQKYEANTAERRSFGHKIYEAEASEKQEIAEVVGVGAVKYADLSQNRTTDYVFDLDKMTATVGNTAAYMQYAYARCRSIFREGGVDEGVFRTAPPAVTLPHAAERALALHLLRLPEAVEAAAADYAPHLITAYLWDLAKATSVFYEGCSVLKADTPELKASRLLLVDLVSRVIKQALELLGIRVVERM
- the rsfS gene encoding ribosome silencing factor, yielding MNTATLSTLSPVDTVPTPTAKPLSSALHRACVAARTAADNKGRDIVVLDMRSSTPLFDYFVISTGTSRRQIHAVAEETDAALRAEGDTRLGIEGYEASKWIVQDYGDVMVHVFDTDTRDYYKLEELWADAVKVDWEREE
- a CDS encoding type III pantothenate kinase: MTPDVVVDIGNTRLKWGRCAGGQVTEMMSLAGDRPDEWHAQIAKWELGASLNWAVASVQPEWQQQFTRWAESRGDRVAAIAHAHVPVPTDVTERERVGIDRLLNALAALVRVPAGWPLIVIGVGTAMTVDYVDPAGVFRGGAILPGPWMMAHALHEFTAKLPLVEPQPFDPDRSVGRNTREAIELGIQSAVFGAADTLVWNMSQLSDLKPVLFVTGGGADLLRGAGFTADLEGAVYDPLLTLDGVRLAAESVT
- a CDS encoding GTPase, translated to MSDTLVTVLTPPGTGAIATVEVRGPRAWELARALFKPAGKPLPEAPDVDRFWFGTLGADEVVLAITAPDAVEVHCHGGRRVVRWVVEQFLTSGAREAGGTGLPPCATSGDPSGVQNPELTTPRDPDFPAPEGPAGVAQGGSPVPPSCDQPTGSPLPFAPTLRTASIILDQLNGAFAAEVRRVLALLETDPRAAAFPLHRLAELGDTVGRHLIEPWKVVIAGAPNVGKSSLINALAGYQRAVVSDVAGTTRDTVSVRTAFDGWPVELIDTAGIRDAEGLEAEGIARAKRALDEADLVVWVLDGAALRLEWPGAGRLHVVINKSDALVNRNDIARTLPLVSARTGEGVQNLANDLVTKLVPQPPAAGAAVPYTPQLVDLVRTAAERTAGGAWDAAAALLREALAQAESSSFKFVGCAPPAC
- the obgE gene encoding GTPase ObgE; its protein translation is MFVDRVELFVKGGDGGRGAASFRREKYVPMGGPDGGDGGDGGSVIVRADPNADNLAGLTMKKHWKAKNGEAGMGSKCAGKNSEDIVLLVPPGTLVRDRERGNTIKDLVEPGDEVVVAKGGRGGRGNVHFKTSTNRAPRQFEPGEEGEERWVSFELKVIADAGLVGFPNAGKSTFLSRVTRATPEIASYPFTTKSPNLGIVTVGDAGFVLADLPGLIEGAAQGVGLGHEFLRHVERNRVLIHLVEPFPSDGSDPIQNYHAIRKELREYKIPLDGRPEVVCVSKAELTGADEVRDKLAADLGREVMLISAVTGQGLQLVVGRVATLIADLKRAEAEEAARKKPLEFPTEAAIRTTDFQTTAVINITPPADEGATP